A single region of the Pseudanabaena sp. FACHB-2040 genome encodes:
- a CDS encoding YqiA/YcfP family alpha/beta fold hydrolase produces the protein MTQYLYLHGFASSPQSMKAQLLLRHFQTLGLPLAVPDLNQGDFAHLTLSRQIQQVKDLILPAQPTVLIGSSFGGLTAAWLAEQPELQGQIERLVLMAPAFRFLEQWLPRLGEDQRQRWQSEGTLPVYHYSQQCQLPLHYRFITDAQTYDEQQLHQPIPTLILHGQQDEVISIQASRDYAAQRPWVKLIELESDHALGNVQTEIWQAIRQFLEL, from the coding sequence ATGACCCAGTACCTCTATCTTCACGGCTTTGCCTCCAGCCCTCAGTCAATGAAGGCTCAGCTGCTGCTGCGGCACTTTCAAACTCTGGGATTACCGCTAGCAGTGCCCGATCTTAACCAGGGAGACTTTGCCCACCTCACTCTGAGCCGCCAGATTCAGCAGGTGAAAGATCTGATTTTGCCCGCTCAGCCCACTGTTTTAATTGGCTCCAGCTTTGGCGGCCTCACCGCTGCTTGGCTAGCCGAGCAGCCTGAATTGCAGGGCCAGATAGAGCGCCTGGTGCTGATGGCCCCAGCCTTCCGCTTTCTAGAGCAATGGCTGCCCCGGCTAGGAGAAGACCAGCGCCAGCGCTGGCAGAGCGAGGGCACACTGCCGGTTTACCACTACAGCCAACAGTGCCAGCTTCCCCTACACTACCGCTTTATTACAGATGCTCAAACCTACGACGAACAACAGCTTCACCAGCCCATCCCAACCCTAATCCTGCATGGGCAGCAGGACGAAGTCATCAGCATTCAGGCCAGCCGCGACTACGCTGCCCAGCGCCCCTGGGTCAAACTCATTGAGCTAGAAAGCGACCACGCCCTAGGCAACGTGCAAACCGAAATCTGGCAAGCCATTCGGCAGTTCCTAGAACTTTAA